Proteins encoded by one window of Bacillus sp. DTU_2020_1000418_1_SI_GHA_SEK_038:
- the pfkA gene encoding 6-phosphofructokinase, with protein sequence MKRIGVLTSGGDSPGMNAAIRAVVRKAIYHDIEVFGILGGYSGLISGNIKKLELGSVGDIIHRGGTILYSARCEEFKTKDGQQRGIDQLKKLGIEGLVVIGGDGSYHGARALSSQGFPCIGVPGTIDNDIAGTQYTIGFDTAINTVIDAIDKIRDTATSHERTFIIEVMGRNAGDIALWAGLAGGAETILIPEEKYNMDEIAARLIKGHTRGKKHSIIIVAEGVTTGMEFAKELEEATNFDTRVSVLGHMQRGGSPTAFDRVLASRLGAYAVELLLEGKGGRAVGIENNLVVDHDLHMVLSTKHAVDLGIYRLSKELSI encoded by the coding sequence GTGAAAAGAATTGGAGTGCTTACGAGTGGAGGAGATTCTCCAGGCATGAACGCTGCTATTCGTGCTGTAGTAAGAAAAGCTATTTATCATGATATCGAGGTTTTTGGGATTTTAGGAGGATATTCGGGGCTCATCAGCGGCAATATTAAGAAACTGGAGCTAGGTTCTGTTGGAGATATTATACATCGCGGTGGTACGATCCTTTACTCTGCTCGATGTGAGGAATTCAAAACAAAAGACGGTCAGCAAAGAGGGATCGACCAGTTAAAGAAACTTGGGATTGAAGGATTAGTCGTAATTGGGGGAGATGGATCCTATCATGGTGCAAGAGCACTATCTTCGCAAGGCTTCCCATGTATTGGTGTGCCGGGAACGATAGACAATGATATTGCAGGAACTCAATATACGATTGGTTTTGATACGGCTATTAACACGGTTATTGACGCTATTGATAAAATTCGCGATACAGCTACTTCTCATGAACGTACATTTATTATCGAAGTCATGGGAAGAAATGCAGGAGACATTGCTCTTTGGGCAGGATTAGCTGGCGGAGCAGAGACAATACTTATTCCAGAAGAGAAATATAATATGGATGAAATTGCTGCTAGGCTAATAAAGGGACATACAAGGGGAAAGAAGCATAGTATTATCATTGTGGCAGAAGGTGTGACAACGGGAATGGAATTTGCTAAAGAATTGGAGGAGGCCACGAATTTTGATACCCGAGTTTCTGTCTTAGGACATATGCAGCGCGGCGGCTCTCCAACAGCATTTGACCGTGTTCTCGCCAGTCGCCTCGGAGCGTATGCGGTAGAGCTCTTGCTAGAAGGAAAAGGGGGACGTGCTGTCGGAATTGAAAACAACCTCGTTGTTGACCATGATTTACACATGGTTCTTAGTACTAAGCACGCAGTGGATCTTGGAATTTA
- the accA gene encoding acetyl-CoA carboxylase carboxyl transferase subunit alpha, producing the protein MVGVLEFERPVIELREKISELKEFTKNADVDLSAEIEKLEARLEKLEKEIYENMKPWDRVQIARHPGRPTTLDYISRLFTDFFECHGDRTFADDEAIVGGIAKYKGLPVTVIGHQRGKDTKENIRRNFGMPHPEGYRKALRLMKQAEKFRRPIICFIDTKGAYPGKAAEERGQSEAIARNLFEMASLKVPVVCIVIGEGGSGGALALGVGNHIHMLENSTYSVISPEGAAAILWKDATQAKRAAESMRITAPDLKELGIVDEIIPEVKGGAHKDLEQQAQFIDGNLLNSLKELKGFTENQLINHRYDKYKSIGEFSNLKEFIGVK; encoded by the coding sequence ATGGTAGGAGTCCTTGAATTTGAAAGACCGGTTATTGAGCTTAGGGAGAAAATATCGGAGCTAAAGGAATTTACGAAAAATGCAGATGTGGACTTATCTGCTGAAATTGAAAAATTAGAAGCACGGTTAGAGAAATTAGAAAAAGAGATATATGAAAATATGAAACCTTGGGATCGTGTGCAAATCGCAAGACACCCTGGCCGTCCAACGACCCTGGATTATATTTCACGTCTATTCACTGATTTCTTTGAATGCCATGGAGATCGAACATTTGCAGATGATGAGGCGATAGTTGGCGGAATTGCTAAATATAAAGGGCTTCCGGTTACTGTAATTGGTCATCAGAGAGGGAAGGATACGAAAGAAAATATCCGCAGGAATTTTGGAATGCCTCATCCTGAGGGATACCGTAAAGCTCTAAGGCTTATGAAGCAGGCTGAAAAATTTAGACGCCCGATTATTTGTTTTATTGATACGAAGGGGGCTTATCCTGGTAAAGCAGCCGAGGAGAGAGGGCAAAGTGAAGCAATTGCCCGAAATTTATTTGAAATGGCTAGCTTAAAGGTGCCTGTTGTTTGCATCGTTATTGGAGAAGGCGGAAGCGGAGGAGCTTTAGCACTAGGTGTAGGAAATCATATTCATATGCTTGAGAATTCAACGTATTCGGTTATCTCCCCTGAAGGTGCTGCAGCGATTTTATGGAAGGACGCCACACAAGCGAAAAGAGCAGCTGAGAGCATGAGAATAACAGCTCCCGATCTTAAAGAATTAGGAATCGTTGATGAAATTATTCCTGAGGTTAAAGGTGGGGCACATAAAGATTTAGAGCAGCAGGCTCAATTCATTGATGGAAACCTCCTTAACTCATTGAAAGAGCTTAAAGGATTTACAGAGAATCAATTAATCAATCATCGATATGATAAGTATAAATCCATTGGTGAGTTTTCTAATTTAAAGGAATTTATCGGGGTAAAATAA
- the accD gene encoding acetyl-CoA carboxylase, carboxyltransferase subunit beta, whose product MLKEIFTKPKKKKYATIPSEAAKQDVPEGIMTKCPNCKKIMYTKELMKNVKVCLHCQYHHTMDSGERLDSFLDEGSFEELNAGMISENPLNFPDYIEKLEKDRKKSGINEAVVTGIGTVNGHQIVVAVMDSTFRMGSMGSVVGEKITLAIEKADELSVPFIIFTASGGARMQEGVLSLMQMAKTSVALKRFSDNGGLIISIMTHPTTGGVSASFASLGDYNLAEPGALIGFAGRRIIEQTIREELPEDFQTSEFLLKHGQLDAVISRLDLKEQIATILSIHEQGGDLEW is encoded by the coding sequence TTGCTTAAGGAGATTTTTACAAAACCAAAAAAGAAGAAATACGCGACAATTCCTTCGGAAGCAGCCAAGCAGGATGTTCCCGAAGGAATTATGACGAAATGTCCGAACTGCAAAAAAATCATGTATACAAAAGAATTAATGAAGAATGTAAAGGTTTGCTTGCATTGCCAATACCATCATACTATGGATTCAGGAGAGCGGTTAGATAGCTTTCTTGATGAGGGCAGCTTCGAAGAATTGAATGCGGGAATGATTTCTGAAAACCCATTGAATTTCCCTGATTACATTGAAAAACTTGAAAAGGACAGGAAAAAATCGGGTATTAACGAAGCCGTTGTTACTGGAATTGGTACAGTTAACGGACATCAGATTGTCGTTGCTGTTATGGATTCAACGTTTAGAATGGGCAGTATGGGATCAGTTGTTGGAGAAAAAATTACTCTAGCAATTGAAAAAGCAGATGAATTGTCAGTACCTTTCATTATCTTCACAGCTTCAGGTGGAGCCAGAATGCAGGAAGGAGTACTTAGCCTTATGCAAATGGCAAAAACTAGTGTGGCTCTAAAAAGATTTAGTGATAATGGCGGATTAATTATCTCCATTATGACACACCCGACAACTGGAGGGGTTTCTGCAAGCTTTGCATCACTCGGTGATTATAATCTGGCAGAACCAGGGGCATTAATAGGCTTTGCGGGACGGAGAATCATTGAGCAGACAATTAGGGAAGAACTGCCGGAGGATTTTCAGACCTCTGAATTTTTATTAAAACACGGACAATTGGATGCCGTTATTTCAAGGTTAGATTTGAAAGAACAAATTGCCACAATTCTATCGATACATGAACAAGGAGGTGACCTCGAATGGTAG
- a CDS encoding FadR/GntR family transcriptional regulator, protein MIEQEGLKAGDKLPSERELCERLLVGRSSVREALRALELLGLIETRRGEGTFIRDFKGHQLVQLISTFILQDEKAKADIAETKFLIEMDCLSLVLVKSRDKLQDLKKWAETSSFTDEDFFLKIVHLADNHLLLRIWTILKDYYNSLKIFKMEADKQEYMNVVDKLLIRKESEVRKAYKELRKLSND, encoded by the coding sequence ATGATCGAACAAGAGGGTCTAAAGGCTGGAGATAAATTACCTTCTGAACGAGAATTGTGTGAGCGCCTATTAGTTGGGCGCTCTTCCGTTCGTGAAGCGCTAAGAGCACTTGAGCTTCTAGGATTAATTGAAACTAGAAGAGGAGAAGGAACCTTCATTCGCGATTTTAAAGGTCATCAGCTTGTTCAACTAATCAGTACCTTTATTCTTCAGGATGAAAAAGCGAAAGCGGACATTGCGGAGACAAAGTTTTTGATTGAAATGGACTGCTTGTCGCTAGTACTGGTCAAATCAAGGGATAAGCTGCAGGACTTAAAAAAGTGGGCAGAAACCTCATCATTTACGGATGAAGATTTTTTCCTAAAAATTGTACACCTTGCTGATAATCATTTGCTTCTACGAATATGGACGATATTGAAAGACTATTATAATTCCTTGAAAATATTCAAAATGGAAGCAGACAAGCAGGAATATATGAATGTAGTCGATAAACTTTTAATAAGAAAAGAATCTGAGGTTAGGAAAGCCTATAAAGAGTTAAGAAAATTGTCGAATGATTAA
- a CDS encoding NADP-dependent malic enzyme, translating to MTLREEALHMHRVNQGKLESKSKVPVRDARDLSLAYSPGVAEPCKEIYDKPESVYEYTMKGNMVAVVSDGTAVLGLGNIGPQAALPVMEGKAVLFKSFAGVDAFPICLNTTDIDKIVETVKLLEPTFGGVNLEDIAAPNCFVIEERLKKEANIPVFHDDQHGTAIVTVAGLVNALKITGKKMNEIRVVANGAGAAGIAIIKLLYTYGVRDIIMCDTKGAIYEGRSHGMNDIKTNVAKFTNRDKVQGSLADVIKGADVFIGVSAAGSLTADMVGSMNQDPIIFAMANPTPEIMPDEAKAAGAAVIGTGRSDFPNQVNNVLAFPGIFRGALDVRATHINEKMKIAAVEAIANLITKDELNADYVIPGPFDPRVAPEVAAAVAKAAMETGVARIKVDPEAVKEKTRKLAVIGKSE from the coding sequence ATGACTTTACGTGAAGAAGCTCTTCATATGCATAGAGTTAACCAAGGTAAACTTGAATCGAAGTCTAAAGTACCAGTGAGAGATGCCAGAGACTTAAGTCTCGCATACTCACCTGGAGTTGCAGAGCCTTGCAAGGAGATTTATGATAAGCCTGAATCTGTATACGAATATACAATGAAAGGCAATATGGTAGCAGTCGTATCAGATGGTACAGCTGTCCTTGGACTTGGTAACATAGGCCCCCAGGCCGCACTGCCTGTTATGGAAGGAAAAGCTGTCCTATTCAAAAGCTTTGCTGGTGTAGATGCATTTCCAATTTGTCTAAATACAACGGATATTGATAAAATCGTTGAAACGGTTAAATTACTTGAGCCTACTTTTGGAGGCGTTAATTTAGAGGATATTGCTGCCCCAAATTGCTTTGTGATTGAAGAAAGATTAAAGAAAGAAGCAAATATCCCTGTTTTTCATGATGACCAGCATGGAACCGCTATTGTAACTGTTGCTGGACTTGTTAATGCATTAAAGATTACAGGAAAGAAAATGAATGAAATCCGCGTTGTCGCAAATGGAGCCGGTGCTGCGGGGATAGCTATTATTAAGCTCCTTTACACATATGGAGTAAGAGATATCATTATGTGCGATACTAAGGGTGCGATTTATGAAGGCCGTTCGCATGGGATGAATGATATAAAAACGAATGTCGCCAAATTTACGAACCGTGATAAGGTTCAAGGAAGTCTTGCAGATGTCATTAAAGGTGCAGATGTGTTCATCGGAGTTTCTGCAGCTGGCTCCTTGACAGCAGATATGGTTGGTTCCATGAACCAAGATCCGATTATTTTTGCAATGGCGAATCCGACCCCAGAAATTATGCCTGATGAAGCGAAGGCAGCAGGTGCTGCCGTAATTGGAACGGGAAGATCCGATTTCCCTAATCAGGTAAATAATGTTCTCGCCTTCCCAGGAATTTTCCGTGGTGCTTTAGATGTAAGGGCGACACACATTAATGAAAAGATGAAGATAGCAGCAGTAGAAGCGATAGCCAATCTTATAACAAAAGATGAACTAAATGCAGACTATGTGATTCCAGGTCCTTTTGACCCTAGGGTTGCACCAGAGGTTGCTGCTGCAGTAGCAAAAGCAGCGATGGAGACTGGGGTAGCTCGAATTAAAGTTGATCCGGAAGCTGTCAAAGAGAAAACACGAAAACTTGCAGTTATTGGGAAAAGTGAGTGA